One Nostoc punctiforme PCC 73102 DNA window includes the following coding sequences:
- a CDS encoding SDR family oxidoreductase — protein MTTEKRIAVVTGSNRGLGYAISRQLSKIGNRVILTSRNETDGLAAKGQLTNKGFDVDYHTLDVTNDGSVQQFTEWLRETYGKVDILVNNAGVNPTTKPEESSLLTVQLETMRSTFETNVLAVLRISQALIPLMKVQNYGRIVNISTEMASLTSVPTDYYPLAPSYRLSKVGVNGLTVLLAKELQGTNILVNAYSPGWMKTDMGGDDAPFTAEEGAETAVYLATLPDGGAQGLFFAEMRKFGGPIQVQW, from the coding sequence ATGACGACTGAAAAAAGGATTGCTGTGGTAACAGGCAGCAATCGAGGGCTAGGATATGCTATTTCCCGTCAATTATCCAAAATTGGCAACCGCGTAATTCTGACGAGTCGTAATGAAACAGATGGTCTTGCTGCTAAAGGTCAGCTTACCAATAAAGGGTTTGATGTTGATTATCACACTCTGGATGTCACCAATGATGGAAGTGTGCAACAGTTTACCGAGTGGCTACGTGAAACTTACGGCAAAGTAGATATTCTGGTCAATAATGCAGGCGTAAATCCCACAACTAAGCCGGAAGAGTCCAGCTTACTGACTGTGCAACTGGAAACAATGCGATCGACCTTTGAAACTAATGTTCTAGCGGTACTCAGAATTTCTCAAGCCTTAATTCCGTTGATGAAGGTGCAAAATTACGGCCGCATTGTCAATATCTCAACGGAAATGGCATCTCTAACATCAGTTCCCACTGACTACTACCCTTTAGCGCCATCCTATCGACTCTCGAAGGTGGGAGTAAATGGACTAACTGTGCTTCTCGCCAAGGAACTCCAGGGTACTAATATTCTCGTAAATGCTTATTCTCCAGGTTGGATGAAGACAGATATGGGGGGAGATGATGCGCCGTTCACGGCAGAAGAAGGAGCCGAAACTGCTGTCTATTTAGCAACGCTTCCCGATGGAGGAGCGCAAGGACTGTTTTTTGCAGAGATGCGAAAGTTTGGTGGCCCTATTCAAGTACAATGGTAG
- a CDS encoding SMP-30/gluconolactonase/LRE family protein: protein MGDSAGLPPIYADKPIELAPAKIITSFPVNTFLENLASAPDGTIFVTNHEVGEIVSITPDGNQQIHATVEGKVSGLAFTSNGDLVATGWNADSIPVVSLVKSDGTVETLLTLPDAIFLNGITPLSDTQYLTADSYRGAIWLIDVVQPSGSIWLEHPMLARSNSESVFPAANGLKRFGNFLYVSNTEKMLLLRIPVDSTDKPGEPEIFVEQTNIDDFAFDVEGNLYGATHIYNSVVRIAPDRSTTIIAQAEQGVIGSTAVAFGQTEGDCTAIYVVTNGGMFLPPPTGVVPANVVRLEVGKPGYPLG, encoded by the coding sequence ATGGGAGATTCCGCAGGTTTACCGCCTATTTACGCTGATAAGCCGATTGAATTAGCACCTGCTAAAATTATTACCTCGTTCCCAGTCAATACTTTTTTAGAAAATCTAGCGAGCGCACCAGATGGCACAATCTTTGTAACCAATCACGAAGTTGGCGAGATTGTTAGCATTACCCCAGATGGCAATCAGCAAATTCATGCGACTGTTGAAGGCAAAGTAAGTGGTCTTGCTTTCACTAGCAACGGCGATCTAGTAGCAACAGGCTGGAATGCTGATTCTATACCTGTGGTTTCTCTAGTTAAAAGTGATGGCACGGTGGAAACGTTGCTGACACTGCCAGACGCAATATTTCTCAATGGCATCACCCCACTTTCTGACACTCAGTATTTGACAGCAGATTCCTATCGTGGTGCAATCTGGCTGATTGATGTTGTTCAACCCAGTGGATCAATTTGGCTAGAACATCCAATGCTGGCTCGTAGCAATTCGGAGAGCGTGTTTCCGGCTGCAAATGGCTTGAAGCGTTTTGGTAATTTCCTCTACGTTTCAAATACGGAAAAAATGTTACTGTTGCGGATTCCCGTTGATAGCACTGATAAACCAGGTGAGCCGGAAATTTTTGTTGAGCAAACTAATATTGATGACTTTGCCTTTGATGTAGAAGGCAACCTTTATGGAGCAACGCACATTTACAACAGTGTGGTACGAATTGCACCCGATCGCAGTACTACTATTATTGCTCAAGCCGAGCAAGGTGTAATTGGCAGCACAGCCGTGGCTTTTGGTCAAACTGAGGGCGATTGCACCGCGATTTATGTTGTAACTAATGGTGGAATGTTTTTACCTCCGCCCACGGGTGTCGTTCCTGCTAATGTTGTTCGGCTTGAGGTTGGAAAACCTGGATATCCCTTGGGTTGA
- a CDS encoding antibiotic biosynthesis monooxygenase yields the protein MEQDDQFVTVVITQVVKPGCESAYEAWLKEITRVSRTYIGHLGTNVIRPQLGVRNEYAIIFRFDGYENLKVWMTSRDREYWLNQGKHLVESDPYVQQICGLEAWFSLPGQPLKTPPRYKIALLTWGAVYVLINLLSTFIVPLLRGLPPLIISLIVTITMVLLLTYIVMPRVSRLFSFWLYPKSRKV from the coding sequence ATGGAACAGGACGATCAATTTGTAACCGTGGTCATTACACAAGTTGTAAAGCCAGGATGCGAAAGTGCTTACGAGGCTTGGTTGAAAGAAATTACCAGGGTTTCCAGAACCTATATAGGTCATCTGGGAACAAATGTGATTCGTCCCCAACTTGGTGTGCGAAATGAATATGCGATCATCTTCCGGTTTGACGGTTATGAAAATTTAAAGGTGTGGATGACATCGCGCGATCGTGAATATTGGCTGAATCAAGGTAAGCATTTGGTAGAATCCGATCCTTATGTTCAACAAATCTGTGGATTAGAAGCTTGGTTTTCTCTTCCCGGTCAACCACTGAAAACTCCACCGCGCTACAAAATAGCATTGCTAACTTGGGGAGCCGTATATGTGTTAATTAATTTGTTGAGTACGTTTATAGTCCCCCTACTTCGTGGTTTACCACCCTTGATTATTTCGTTGATCGTTACGATTACTATGGTTTTGCTGTTGACATATATTGTCATGCCTAGAGTTAGCCGTTTGTTTAGCTTTTGGCTATATCCTAAATCACGAAAAGTTTAG
- a CDS encoding element excision factor XisI family protein → MHLDIKNEKLWIQHDGTEGGIANELISRGIPKKDIILAFHSPFKRQFTEFAVG, encoded by the coding sequence TTGCATCTAGATATTAAAAACGAAAAACTTTGGATTCAACACGATGGTACTGAAGGAGGTATTGCCAATGAACTTATTAGTCGAGGTATACCCAAAAAAGACATCATTTTGGCTTTTCATTCACCCTTTAAACGACAATTTACCGAGTTTGCTGTTGGTTAA
- a CDS encoding element excision factor XisI family protein, whose protein sequence is MAKVEQYRQLIQELLLGYSEIKASNEEVEAEVIFDRERVGLCPAVGIATKLFMRGGQISVAYMVVFCI, encoded by the coding sequence ATGGCAAAAGTAGAACAGTACCGTCAACTTATTCAAGAACTGTTGCTAGGTTACAGTGAAATCAAAGCCAGCAACGAAGAAGTCGAAGCAGAAGTTATTTTTGATAGAGAGCGCGTTGGGCTTTGCCCCGCCGTAGGCATCGCTACCAAGTTGTTCATGCGGGGTGGTCAAATAAGCGTCGCGTATATGGTTGTGTTTTGCATCTAG
- a CDS encoding NAD(P)H-quinone oxidoreductase subunit 4, with amino-acid sequence MNAIEFPWLTAIILLPLVAALAIPLIPDKEGRTVRWYGLGVAIADFALMIYAFWYKYDFQSSRLQFVENYPWIPQLGLHWAVGVDGLSMPLLLLTGLINTLAIFAAWKVTTKPRLFYGLMLAMYSAQLGVFVAQDLLLFFLMWEIELVPVYLLISIWGGQNRRYAATKFILYTAAASIFILIAGFAMAFSGDTVTFDMATLGMKEYPKTLELLVYAGFLIAFGVKLPIFPLHTWLPDAHGEASAPGSMILAGVLLKMGGYALIRFNVEMLPNAHVTFAPVLAILGVVNIVYGACCAFAQTNLKRRLAYSSIAHMGFVLIGIASYTELGISGAVLQMVSHGLIAASLFFLSGVTYDRTHTLMMDKMGGMAKVMPKTFALFTIGSMASLALPGMSGFVGELMVFLGIATSDVYSSSFKIVVVLLSAVGVILTPIYLLSMLRQVFYGEQSQELHLDAVISDVKPREIFITACLLLPIIGIGFYPKLATQTYDVKAIELAAHARQVLPVVAHQQPSSMYSRIFSAPTLANSQVESSINISE; translated from the coding sequence ATGAATGCTATTGAATTTCCCTGGCTAACAGCCATAATCCTCTTACCCTTGGTGGCTGCCTTAGCCATTCCCCTGATCCCAGACAAAGAAGGTAGAACTGTGCGTTGGTATGGTCTGGGAGTTGCGATCGCTGACTTTGCACTGATGATTTATGCCTTTTGGTATAAGTACGACTTTCAGAGTTCAAGACTCCAATTTGTAGAAAACTATCCTTGGATACCGCAATTAGGTTTGCATTGGGCTGTGGGGGTTGATGGTTTATCGATGCCCTTGCTGCTTCTGACAGGCTTAATAAATACCCTCGCAATATTCGCGGCTTGGAAAGTAACTACCAAGCCGCGATTATTTTATGGTTTGATGCTAGCGATGTACAGCGCCCAGCTTGGCGTATTTGTCGCCCAAGACTTGCTGCTGTTCTTCCTAATGTGGGAAATCGAGTTAGTGCCGGTTTACCTGCTGATTTCCATTTGGGGAGGACAAAACCGCCGTTATGCGGCTACCAAATTCATTCTTTACACCGCCGCCGCATCAATATTTATCTTGATTGCCGGTTTTGCAATGGCATTCTCTGGAGATACCGTCACCTTCGACATGGCAACTCTGGGAATGAAAGAATACCCCAAAACCTTGGAATTATTGGTTTATGCAGGTTTCTTAATTGCCTTCGGTGTGAAACTGCCGATTTTCCCTTTACACACTTGGCTACCTGATGCCCACGGTGAAGCATCAGCACCCGGTTCAATGATTTTGGCTGGTGTGTTGTTAAAAATGGGTGGTTATGCCCTCATCCGCTTCAATGTGGAAATGTTGCCCAATGCCCATGTGACTTTTGCCCCAGTGCTGGCAATTTTGGGTGTGGTTAACATTGTCTACGGTGCTTGCTGTGCCTTTGCCCAAACCAATCTCAAACGCCGCTTGGCTTACTCTTCAATTGCCCACATGGGATTTGTGCTGATTGGGATTGCCTCCTACACAGAACTGGGTATAAGCGGTGCAGTGCTACAGATGGTTTCCCACGGATTGATTGCTGCTAGCTTGTTCTTCCTGTCTGGCGTAACTTACGATCGCACTCACACCTTGATGATGGATAAAATGGGCGGTATGGCCAAGGTAATGCCCAAAACCTTTGCTCTGTTTACCATTGGTTCAATGGCTTCTCTCGCCTTACCCGGAATGAGTGGCTTTGTGGGTGAGTTGATGGTATTTCTGGGTATCGCCACCAGTGATGTTTACAGTTCCAGCTTCAAAATTGTAGTCGTGCTGCTGTCAGCAGTTGGCGTGATTTTGACACCAATCTATTTACTGTCGATGCTGCGTCAAGTGTTCTACGGTGAACAAAGTCAAGAGTTGCACTTGGATGCTGTAATATCTGATGTCAAACCCCGCGAAATATTTATTACCGCTTGTTTATTACTGCCAATCATCGGTATCGGCTTCTATCCCAAATTGGCAACGCAGACTTATGATGTGAAAGCAATAGAATTAGCCGCTCATGCTCGTCAAGTTCTACCAGTTGTTGCTCATCAACAACCATCAAGTATGTACTCGCGGATTTTCTCTGCGCCAACATTAGCTAATTCTCAAGTTGAAAGTTCGATTAACATTTCCGAGTAA
- a CDS encoding transposase family protein, giving the protein MAAVDETKRVLILSKAREGKLHDKRFHDEDDIAGSVPDEIPIEVDSGFQGLQKQYDNLHLPHKKPKGGKLSDLQKTENRQLSQSRVVCENAFAGVKRYNAASVIYRNRIENFDDHLMLTAAGLWNFYLMAA; this is encoded by the coding sequence TTGGCGGCAGTTGATGAAACCAAACGGGTCTTGATCTTAAGCAAAGCACGAGAAGGCAAACTGCATGACAAACGTTTTCATGACGAAGATGACATTGCAGGTAGTGTGCCTGATGAAATTCCGATTGAAGTAGACTCGGGCTTTCAGGGATTACAGAAGCAGTATGACAATCTCCATCTTCCTCACAAAAAGCCCAAAGGGGGCAAGTTAAGTGACCTTCAAAAAACGGAGAATCGTCAATTGAGTCAATCCCGTGTAGTTTGCGAAAATGCCTTTGCTGGTGTGAAGCGCTACAACGCCGCCAGTGTCATTTATCGTAATCGGATTGAAAACTTTGATGACCATTTGATGCTGACCGCAGCAGGATTATGGAACTTCTACTTGATGGCTGCTTAA
- a CDS encoding helix-turn-helix domain-containing protein: MMLNIEGALKQDRLLRALTGLNRKAFDALLPTFTTMYLDTQQAKPRQRGLGGGRKARLLTAQDKLFFILFYFKCYPTFDVAGLLFDMHRSQAHEWMHRLQPILEAALGQKMALPERHLESIEAFLSRFPGVQRVMIDGTERPIARPQERDNNNRITPVKRNVIRVNTWRQLMKPNGS; this comes from the coding sequence ATGATGCTGAATATTGAAGGTGCGCTGAAGCAAGACCGACTGTTGAGGGCATTAACTGGGTTGAACCGGAAAGCATTTGATGCCCTTTTGCCCACGTTTACCACGATGTACCTAGATACTCAACAGGCCAAGCCTCGTCAACGTGGCCTGGGTGGAGGACGCAAAGCCCGCTTACTTACAGCCCAAGACAAATTGTTTTTCATCCTTTTCTATTTCAAATGTTATCCGACCTTCGATGTGGCGGGACTGCTCTTTGATATGCATCGCTCCCAGGCACATGAGTGGATGCATCGATTGCAGCCAATATTAGAAGCGGCTTTGGGACAGAAGATGGCGCTGCCGGAACGCCATCTCGAAAGCATTGAAGCATTTTTGTCACGCTTTCCAGGAGTGCAACGAGTGATGATTGATGGGACAGAACGCCCAATTGCGCGACCTCAAGAAAGAGACAACAACAACAGAATTACTCCGGTAAAAAGAAACGTCATACGCGTAAACACTTGGCGGCAGTTGATGAAACCAAACGGGTCTTGA
- a CDS encoding DUF1499 domain-containing protein: MRYVQRLLWSIIFVIFFSLTSSFILPAATWAATSGLGVDNIHLAPCPPSPNCAVSQDADSKHSIDPIAYHVDLKTARATLLKVLSVVPRTEVIQQTDNYIHALSKSRIFQFVDDVEFYFPANESVIHLRSASRLGDSDFGVNRRRLEQIRLALRDLKI; the protein is encoded by the coding sequence ATGAGGTACGTGCAGCGACTTCTGTGGAGTATTATCTTTGTAATATTCTTTAGCCTGACTAGCAGCTTCATACTTCCTGCTGCTACTTGGGCTGCCACTTCTGGCTTGGGAGTTGACAATATTCATCTTGCTCCCTGTCCGCCTTCTCCGAACTGTGCTGTCAGTCAAGATGCTGATTCCAAACATAGCATTGACCCGATCGCCTATCATGTAGACCTCAAGACAGCACGAGCAACTTTACTCAAAGTTCTTAGTGTTGTTCCACGCACAGAGGTTATCCAACAGACAGATAATTACATCCATGCTCTCTCTAAGAGTCGGATATTCCAATTTGTGGATGATGTCGAGTTTTATTTCCCTGCTAATGAGTCAGTAATTCATCTGCGTTCGGCATCACGTCTTGGAGACTCGGATTTTGGTGTAAACCGCAGACGCTTGGAGCAAATTCGTCTAGCACTACGCGATTTAAAAATTTGA